The proteins below are encoded in one region of Fibrella aestuarina BUZ 2:
- a CDS encoding DUF421 domain-containing protein: protein MKDPIVPFDLERMFIDQFPITYLGEVALRTLIMFVILLAALTVSGKREVRQLSVYELVLLIGLGSAAGDPMFYHDVPLGASIVVFVVMMSAYKFITRLSDRNKAIRERIEGKPVYVIQDGCILTQNFDDEDLGQDELFVDLRQAGLEHLGQVRLAILEPNGSLSVYPYPDDEVRPGLPVLPHLLKEQNRLVETTGTYACSHCGHTQIRHPGTNQSVPCPVCNHEQWVKTIGPVGAYTAK, encoded by the coding sequence ATGAAAGACCCCATTGTGCCGTTCGATCTGGAACGGATGTTCATCGATCAATTTCCGATAACGTACCTGGGCGAGGTCGCCCTCCGAACACTGATCATGTTCGTGATTCTGCTGGCGGCGCTGACCGTATCGGGCAAGCGCGAGGTACGGCAACTCTCGGTTTATGAACTGGTATTGCTGATCGGGCTGGGCTCGGCGGCGGGCGACCCCATGTTTTACCACGACGTGCCGCTGGGGGCCTCCATCGTCGTTTTTGTGGTCATGATGAGCGCCTACAAGTTCATTACTCGCCTCAGCGACCGCAACAAGGCGATCCGTGAACGTATAGAAGGCAAACCCGTCTACGTGATTCAGGATGGCTGCATACTGACCCAAAACTTCGACGATGAAGACCTAGGCCAGGACGAATTGTTCGTCGACCTGCGACAGGCCGGGCTGGAGCACCTTGGGCAGGTCCGGCTGGCCATATTGGAGCCCAATGGGTCGCTGAGTGTCTATCCGTATCCCGATGATGAGGTGCGTCCGGGGTTACCCGTGTTACCACACCTGCTCAAAGAGCAAAACCGCCTGGTCGAAACAACAGGTACGTATGCGTGTTCACACTGCGGACACACACAAATCAGGCACCCTGGTACAAACCAATCTGTACCTTGTCCGGTATGTAACCACGAGCAGTGGGTGAAAACAATTGGCCCTGTTGGCGCTTATACCGCTAAATAA
- a CDS encoding diacylglycerol kinase: MLDVRKVWRSFRYAGQGIIDLFRYENNAKVHLLAAGVALGLGLWLGLTNLEWALLTMQIGLVWAAEAFNTALEKLADRVTTAHDPLIRATKDLASGAVLLVAIMAVAVALFIFVPKLALLYTN; encoded by the coding sequence ATGCTCGACGTTCGTAAAGTATGGCGAAGCTTTCGGTATGCCGGTCAGGGTATCATCGATCTCTTTCGGTACGAAAACAACGCCAAAGTTCACTTGCTGGCGGCGGGCGTAGCCCTGGGGCTGGGTCTTTGGCTGGGCCTCACCAACCTTGAGTGGGCGCTGCTCACGATGCAGATTGGGCTGGTCTGGGCGGCCGAAGCGTTCAATACTGCCCTCGAAAAGCTAGCCGATCGCGTCACGACGGCGCACGACCCGCTGATTCGCGCCACCAAAGATTTAGCGTCCGGGGCCGTTCTGCTCGTGGCAATCATGGCGGTCGCGGTTGCCTTGTTTATCTTCGTGCCAAAACTGGCGCTACTGTACACGAATTGA
- a CDS encoding hemolysin family protein, which produces MEYSLLIGALLALVATGFFAAVETAYTSVNRLYFDLHSKQGPLSEKLVSGFLKNPILFIGTTLTGNTLFLVLYAVLGVTALNPVMEAALPDHLDSPVALLALETLILTLIFLPFADYVPKSLALIHPDAFLEKLAVPLWVIYKGIAPVVQVLVGMARLFNRYVLRHNIDELRPVFGLTDLNNYLQQLNQRPNATHANEAEQEVEVDARIFNNAIEFRDVRVRDCLVPRTEIAAVSADDTVDNLRLAFQQSGHSKILVYRDNIDDVIGYCHVLGLFGNPHSIEAVLSPILMVPETMAARDLLLRFLSERKSLALVVDEFGGTAGLITVEDIVEQIFGEIQDEYDVNEDWAEQQIDERTYRLSARHEIDDLNEKYGWSLPEGDYDTLGGLILSINEDIPNAGEVFEVAPYTLVVESVQGTRINTVRVTVNKE; this is translated from the coding sequence ATGGAATATTCGCTTCTGATTGGTGCGTTGCTGGCGCTGGTGGCCACGGGTTTCTTTGCCGCCGTCGAGACGGCCTATACCTCCGTTAACCGGCTTTACTTCGATCTGCATAGCAAACAGGGGCCGCTGAGCGAAAAACTCGTATCGGGTTTCCTGAAAAATCCCATCCTGTTTATTGGCACCACCCTGACGGGCAACACCTTATTCTTGGTGTTGTATGCGGTGCTGGGCGTAACGGCATTGAACCCCGTAATGGAGGCCGCGCTGCCCGATCACCTCGACAGCCCCGTGGCACTGCTGGCGCTGGAAACGCTGATTCTGACGCTGATTTTCCTGCCCTTTGCGGATTACGTACCCAAGAGTCTGGCGCTGATCCATCCCGATGCATTTCTGGAAAAGCTGGCCGTTCCGCTGTGGGTAATTTACAAAGGCATTGCGCCCGTTGTGCAGGTGCTGGTGGGCATGGCGCGGCTCTTCAACCGGTACGTGCTCCGGCACAACATCGACGAACTGCGCCCCGTGTTTGGCCTCACTGATCTGAACAACTACCTGCAACAGCTTAACCAACGCCCAAACGCAACTCATGCCAATGAAGCGGAACAGGAGGTGGAAGTCGATGCCCGCATCTTTAACAATGCCATCGAGTTTCGCGACGTTCGGGTACGTGATTGCCTCGTCCCCCGCACCGAAATCGCCGCTGTCTCTGCCGACGATACCGTCGACAACCTGAGGCTGGCGTTTCAACAAAGCGGTCATTCTAAAATTCTGGTGTATCGCGACAACATTGATGACGTGATCGGCTATTGCCACGTACTGGGGCTATTTGGCAATCCACATTCGATCGAAGCCGTACTCTCGCCCATCCTGATGGTGCCCGAAACCATGGCCGCGCGTGATCTGCTGCTGCGCTTTCTGAGCGAGCGAAAGAGTCTGGCGCTGGTGGTCGATGAATTTGGCGGCACCGCCGGTCTGATCACCGTGGAGGATATTGTTGAACAGATTTTCGGCGAAATTCAGGACGAATATGACGTCAACGAAGACTGGGCTGAACAGCAGATCGACGAACGTACCTACCGCCTCTCGGCTCGCCACGAGATCGACGACTTGAACGAAAAATACGGCTGGTCGCTGCCCGAAGGCGATTACGATACCTTAGGCGGGCTTATTCTGTCGATCAACGAAGACATTCCCAACGCCGGTGAGGTATTCGAGGTAGCGCCCTACACGCTGGTGGTCGAATCGGTGCAGGGAACCCGCATCAACACCGTACGCGTAACGGTAAACAAGGAATAA
- a CDS encoding winged helix-turn-helix domain-containing protein: MTNDLLARFNKAFESKARLSIMSVLMVNDAVSFNELKELLGLTDGNLATHLRALEEQGYVLVQKQFVGRKPNTTYLATEAGKQAFADHLNALEAFIRGAV, encoded by the coding sequence ATGACGAACGATTTGCTGGCCCGATTTAATAAAGCCTTCGAAAGTAAGGCCCGCCTCAGCATCATGTCGGTGCTGATGGTTAATGACGCGGTCAGTTTTAACGAGTTGAAAGAACTGCTGGGCCTCACCGACGGTAATCTGGCCACACACCTGCGCGCACTGGAAGAGCAGGGCTACGTGCTAGTGCAGAAGCAGTTTGTGGGCCGGAAGCCCAATACAACGTACCTGGCTACCGAAGCCGGAAAGCAGGCATTCGCCGACCACCTCAACGCTCTGGAAGCCTTCATTCGGGGGGCAGTGTAA
- a CDS encoding cytochrome c maturation protein CcmE domain-containing protein, with the protein MKLSHIIGIVVIAIAIGIVVTSYGDASTYVTFGKAIELAQDGDADQVHVVGKLKKDANGKAEGMVYQPQVDPNHFEFTLVDNENRVQKCVYHSPKPADFDRSEQVVVIGAMQNDQFQAQKILLKCPSKYQEGKLETTEHEAKTAKL; encoded by the coding sequence ATGAAACTCTCTCACATCATCGGTATCGTAGTGATCGCCATTGCGATCGGCATCGTGGTTACCTCCTACGGCGATGCCAGCACATATGTTACGTTCGGGAAAGCCATTGAGCTGGCGCAGGATGGCGACGCCGATCAGGTTCACGTGGTTGGTAAGCTGAAAAAGGACGCCAATGGCAAAGCCGAGGGTATGGTCTACCAGCCGCAAGTTGACCCCAACCATTTTGAATTTACGCTGGTCGACAATGAGAACCGCGTGCAAAAGTGCGTTTACCACAGCCCCAAACCCGCCGACTTCGACCGTTCGGAGCAGGTTGTGGTAATTGGTGCCATGCAGAACGATCAGTTCCAGGCGCAGAAAATTCTGCTCAAATGCCCATCGAAATACCAGGAAGGCAAGCTGGAAACGACCGAGCACGAAGCGAAAACGGCGAAGCTGTAA
- a CDS encoding DUF1361 domain-containing protein, which translates to MLYPEKFFGTQQYPTVSSSQGEGLRALALLTGACLVMASARGVISHNWWFFVCLTWNLFLAWFPLGIMLIHRDLFESGFLKRGTLAKRVTLVFLAFWLLFMPNAPYIITDLFHLRQVGGELVYFDTLMMFLGALTGLLAGLYSTLLAHRALLGITDRLPLQPLLVWGAMLGCQALAGFGIYLGRFIRWNSWDLATNPMLLTRSLWASLHDSLAQKVSLTYGLGLMVIYVAFYMYANARRS; encoded by the coding sequence ATGTTGTATCCAGAGAAGTTTTTTGGAACACAGCAGTATCCCACCGTTTCGTCGTCACAGGGAGAGGGCCTTCGGGCACTCGCCTTGCTGACGGGAGCCTGCTTGGTTATGGCCTCGGCCCGTGGCGTCATCAGCCACAATTGGTGGTTCTTCGTCTGTTTGACCTGGAACCTGTTTTTAGCCTGGTTTCCGCTGGGCATCATGCTCATACACCGTGATCTGTTTGAGTCGGGGTTTCTGAAGCGGGGTACGTTGGCCAAACGCGTGACGCTGGTCTTCCTGGCCTTCTGGCTGCTGTTCATGCCCAACGCCCCTTACATCATCACCGACCTGTTTCATCTGCGTCAGGTGGGGGGCGAGTTAGTCTATTTCGACACGCTAATGATGTTTCTGGGGGCGTTGACAGGGCTGCTGGCTGGTTTGTACAGTACCTTGCTGGCGCATCGGGCGCTGCTGGGCATCACAGATCGGCTACCTTTGCAACCTCTGCTGGTGTGGGGGGCGATGCTGGGCTGTCAGGCACTGGCTGGCTTTGGGATCTACCTCGGCCGGTTCATCCGCTGGAACAGCTGGGATCTGGCCACCAACCCGATGCTGCTAACCCGAAGCCTGTGGGCCTCGCTCCACGATTCGCTGGCGCAGAAAGTATCGCTGACCTATGGCCTCGGGCTAATGGTCATCTACGTCGCTTTTTATATGTATGCTAATGCTCGACGTTCGTAA
- a CDS encoding glycosyltransferase family 2 protein translates to MLVHSSLIASPRNAAFRSKAAFYELSVVLPCLNEAETLATCLDDIWTVADGHEMDLEILVVDNGSTDGSAQIAEASGARVVNVAQRGYGNALIGGISAARGRYVITIDADGSYDVNDMPRLLDQLRLGYDLVIGNRFLGGIQRRAMSVLERYLGNPILSIIGRVLFNVTLGDFHCGLRGINRQAALRWQLTEPGMEFTSELIVKAALHKARMAEVPVSLRPDGRSRSPHLRPWRDGWRHLSLMLRYYLHPPIR, encoded by the coding sequence ATGCTTGTTCACTCGTCACTTATTGCTTCACCCAGGAATGCTGCATTTCGCTCCAAGGCTGCTTTCTACGAGCTGTCGGTTGTGTTACCGTGCCTGAATGAAGCTGAAACGCTGGCAACCTGTCTGGACGACATCTGGACAGTGGCCGATGGGCACGAGATGGACCTCGAAATACTGGTGGTGGATAATGGCAGCACCGACGGGTCGGCTCAAATTGCCGAAGCCAGCGGTGCACGCGTGGTAAACGTGGCGCAGCGAGGCTACGGAAATGCCCTGATCGGAGGAATAAGCGCGGCGCGGGGACGCTACGTCATCACAATCGACGCAGACGGTTCTTACGATGTCAACGATATGCCCCGGTTGCTCGATCAGCTTCGGCTGGGCTACGATCTGGTTATCGGGAATCGATTTCTGGGTGGTATTCAGCGCCGGGCTATGTCGGTACTGGAGCGCTACCTGGGCAACCCGATCCTGTCCATTATTGGCCGGGTGCTGTTCAACGTAACCCTAGGCGATTTTCACTGCGGGTTGCGCGGTATCAACCGGCAGGCGGCACTACGCTGGCAACTCACCGAACCGGGTATGGAGTTTACCAGCGAACTGATTGTGAAGGCCGCGTTGCATAAGGCTCGCATGGCCGAAGTGCCCGTTTCACTGCGCCCCGACGGTCGGTCCCGGTCGCCGCACCTGCGCCCCTGGCGCGATGGCTGGCGGCACCTGAGCCTGATGCTCCGTTATTACCTGCACCCACCCATCCGCTGA
- the ccsA gene encoding cytochrome c biogenesis protein CcsA, whose translation MKQNWWKGLAVLILTYTLFWGLLGPTPRQPVLNESIRNVYFHVPLWFGMITLMLASLFFAVRFLRKNQLDDDLLSVEFANTAIVFGLLGCATGSMWANFTWGDPWPNDPKLNGVAVSMLLYMAYLVLRGAFDDEQRRARISAVYNILAFCVFIPLIFILPRQTDSLHPGNGGNPAFGKYDMDNQMRMVFYPAIIGFTLLGVWITQLRVRYRRLRVIMEEV comes from the coding sequence ATGAAACAAAACTGGTGGAAGGGCCTGGCGGTCCTGATTCTGACGTATACGCTTTTCTGGGGGTTGCTGGGTCCAACGCCCCGCCAACCAGTTCTGAACGAGAGCATCCGCAACGTTTACTTTCACGTGCCGCTCTGGTTTGGCATGATCACGCTTATGCTAGCCTCGTTGTTTTTTGCGGTTCGGTTTCTTCGGAAAAACCAGCTGGACGACGACCTACTCTCGGTCGAGTTTGCCAATACCGCCATCGTCTTTGGGCTATTAGGGTGCGCAACCGGCTCCATGTGGGCCAACTTTACCTGGGGTGATCCCTGGCCTAACGACCCCAAACTGAACGGTGTGGCGGTCAGCATGCTGCTTTATATGGCGTATCTGGTGCTGCGCGGCGCTTTTGACGACGAACAACGGCGGGCGCGTATTTCCGCTGTCTATAACATTCTGGCGTTTTGCGTCTTCATTCCACTCATTTTCATCCTGCCTCGCCAAACCGATTCGTTACACCCCGGTAATGGCGGGAACCCTGCTTTTGGCAAATACGACATGGATAATCAGATGCGGATGGTCTTTTATCCGGCCATTATTGGCTTTACGCTGCTGGGCGTCTGGATTACCCAACTCCGGGTACGTTACCGCCGCCTGCGGGTAATCATGGAAGAGGTTTAA
- a CDS encoding type VI secretion system contractile sheath small subunit, which translates to MFNFDNTMPGAWPGLREIPPSLSPISMNKTLYVAKFTDELPMQPEAVPELESVEDVMEHFKPEVTVMLEDGDGQQMAETFKFSRLGDFTPEGIVDQSLYLQELTNQMNDLQRINHQLRSNRMLQYALQNQQAKSTMLAMIQQMIDEIDQAD; encoded by the coding sequence ATGTTCAATTTTGATAATACAATGCCCGGCGCCTGGCCTGGCTTGCGCGAGATTCCCCCCAGTTTGTCGCCCATCAGCATGAACAAGACGTTGTACGTCGCTAAGTTCACCGATGAGCTACCTATGCAGCCCGAGGCCGTTCCCGAACTGGAATCGGTCGAGGATGTAATGGAACACTTCAAGCCGGAAGTAACCGTGATGCTGGAAGACGGCGACGGGCAGCAGATGGCCGAAACCTTCAAATTTTCCCGACTGGGCGATTTTACGCCGGAAGGCATCGTCGACCAAAGCCTGTATTTGCAGGAGCTGACCAATCAGATGAATGATCTACAGCGGATCAACCATCAGCTGCGGTCGAATCGGATGCTGCAATACGCGCTGCAAAACCAACAGGCAAAAAGTACCATGCTGGCGATGATTCAGCAGATGATCGATGAAATTGATCAGGCCGACTAA
- a CDS encoding CcmD family protein has translation MLRFLPLLTLLLGSQSVMAQQPVEMADQLRADGKIWVVVAVIAIVFVGIVIYLVRLDSKIGKLEREVNDQKRPLTNRSATSADRPTR, from the coding sequence ATGCTTCGTTTTCTTCCGTTGCTGACCCTGTTGCTGGGCAGCCAGTCTGTAATGGCTCAACAGCCGGTCGAGATGGCCGACCAACTCCGGGCCGATGGCAAAATATGGGTCGTTGTGGCCGTCATTGCCATTGTGTTCGTAGGGATCGTTATCTATCTGGTTCGGCTCGACAGCAAAATCGGCAAGCTGGAGCGTGAGGTAAACGACCAGAAACGTCCATTAACCAACCGGTCGGCTACCTCGGCAGACCGGCCTACCCGCTGA
- the ccsA gene encoding cytochrome c biogenesis protein CcsA produces the protein MDLSVGNLGHLFVIVSFVTALVATFAYLKTTLAADTPAEEANWKQLARLAFYVHGLAIVGVVASLFYIIYNHRFEYQYAWSHSSLALPVHFMISCFWEGQEGSFLLWLFWNATIGIVLTRTAGSRWEGPMLTVFALVQAFLASMILGVVFGDLKIGSSPFLLLKEAMPDAPVYTMDPAFIPEDGKGLNPLLQNYWMVIHPPTLFLGFALALVPFAYCIAGLWRNQPLGWVRPSLPWMLVGAVVLGVGILMGGYWAYETLNFGGYWNWDPVENAVYVPWLIMVAGMHTMLIAKKSSTGLKTAIILTIAQFLLIIYSTFLARSGILGNASVHSFTDLGLSGQLLVYLLVFVGLSIALVAAKWHLVPADEQEVSVYTKEFWLFLGAVVLCLAGFQVLSTTSIPVYNKVAELFGKASNLALPADQVAHYNKFQIWFFSVIAVLTGVGQYVWWRKAGKGSMNNLMNPLILTLLVSAAMIVLGGVKNPVYMVLLTTALFAVMANGSILLGIVRGNYRLSGGAVSHIGVALMLIGILFSSGYSKVVSLNNSGLMISRSEEFTKNDNRENKENVLLWLNQPVRMGDYQITYRGQRLEVRDMPGYVPRKAVDVIDGDFHGVAKQDLTLNGKAYHAKGDTVALYPENTYYEIEYRDPNGKIFSLYPRAQVNERMGLLASPDIKRNVGRDLYTFVSSVPDPNAENQWAKTETYAVAMKDTFFLNDYVAILDNVVRTNEVEGVTLGPGDAAVKAQVRILDKEREVLMQPAFIIREGMVAHPAETSDELGVRLSLNSIDPQTGKFTFAANRTQRDYVVMKASEKPLINLLWIGTMVLVVGFTMAAGRRYRENRKMVDKDEKETQKSKRNTNAPVSVVK, from the coding sequence ATGGATTTATCCGTAGGGAATCTGGGCCATTTGTTTGTGATCGTGTCGTTTGTGACGGCGCTGGTGGCCACGTTTGCATACCTGAAAACAACGTTGGCAGCCGACACGCCTGCCGAAGAAGCAAACTGGAAGCAGTTGGCCCGGTTGGCCTTTTACGTGCACGGCCTGGCCATTGTGGGCGTAGTCGCCAGTCTATTCTATATCATTTATAATCACCGGTTTGAGTACCAGTACGCCTGGAGCCACTCGTCGCTGGCCCTGCCAGTGCATTTCATGATCTCCTGCTTTTGGGAAGGTCAGGAAGGGAGCTTTCTGCTGTGGCTTTTCTGGAATGCGACGATCGGGATTGTGCTGACCCGCACGGCCGGTAGCCGCTGGGAAGGCCCCATGCTGACCGTCTTTGCGCTGGTTCAGGCGTTTCTGGCGTCGATGATTCTGGGCGTCGTGTTCGGTGATTTGAAGATTGGCTCATCGCCTTTCCTGCTGCTGAAAGAAGCGATGCCCGACGCGCCGGTGTACACCATGGACCCGGCGTTTATTCCGGAGGACGGCAAAGGCCTGAACCCGCTGTTGCAGAATTACTGGATGGTGATTCACCCGCCAACCCTGTTTCTGGGTTTTGCGTTGGCGCTGGTCCCGTTTGCTTACTGCATCGCCGGTTTGTGGCGCAACCAACCATTGGGCTGGGTACGTCCATCGTTACCCTGGATGCTGGTTGGCGCCGTTGTGTTGGGCGTTGGCATTCTGATGGGTGGCTACTGGGCTTATGAAACCCTGAACTTCGGCGGTTACTGGAACTGGGACCCCGTCGAGAACGCCGTCTACGTTCCTTGGCTGATTATGGTAGCCGGCATGCACACCATGCTGATTGCCAAGAAGAGCAGTACCGGCCTGAAAACCGCCATTATCCTGACGATCGCGCAGTTCCTGCTCATCATCTATTCAACATTCCTGGCCCGGTCGGGTATCCTGGGCAACGCGTCGGTGCACTCGTTTACTGATCTGGGACTGTCGGGGCAATTGCTGGTTTATCTGCTGGTGTTTGTCGGCCTGTCGATCGCGCTGGTGGCTGCCAAATGGCACCTCGTACCGGCCGATGAGCAGGAAGTATCGGTGTATACCAAAGAGTTCTGGCTATTCCTGGGCGCGGTGGTGCTGTGCCTGGCTGGTTTTCAGGTACTATCGACCACGTCGATTCCGGTTTACAATAAAGTGGCCGAGCTGTTCGGCAAAGCGTCGAACCTGGCCCTTCCGGCCGATCAGGTGGCGCACTATAACAAGTTTCAGATTTGGTTTTTCAGCGTGATCGCCGTGCTGACGGGCGTGGGCCAATACGTGTGGTGGCGCAAAGCCGGCAAAGGCAGCATGAATAACCTCATGAACCCCTTGATTCTGACTCTGCTGGTCTCGGCGGCGATGATCGTGCTGGGTGGCGTGAAGAATCCCGTCTACATGGTGCTGCTGACGACGGCGCTGTTTGCCGTGATGGCCAACGGGTCGATCCTGCTGGGCATCGTCCGGGGCAATTACCGGCTGTCGGGCGGGGCTGTTTCGCACATTGGCGTGGCCCTGATGCTCATCGGGATTCTGTTCTCGTCGGGCTATTCGAAAGTGGTATCGCTGAACAACAGCGGCCTGATGATCTCGCGCAGTGAAGAGTTTACCAAAAACGATAACCGCGAAAACAAGGAGAACGTACTGCTGTGGCTCAATCAGCCCGTACGAATGGGCGACTATCAGATCACCTACCGCGGACAGCGTCTGGAAGTGCGCGACATGCCTGGGTACGTTCCCCGCAAGGCAGTCGATGTCATCGACGGCGACTTCCACGGGGTTGCCAAACAGGATTTGACGCTCAATGGCAAGGCATATCACGCCAAAGGTGACACGGTCGCTCTTTACCCCGAAAACACCTATTACGAGATTGAGTACCGCGACCCGAACGGCAAGATCTTCTCGCTGTATCCCCGCGCGCAGGTCAATGAACGGATGGGCTTGTTGGCTTCCCCCGACATCAAGCGTAACGTTGGTCGTGATCTCTACACCTTCGTCTCATCGGTACCTGACCCGAACGCCGAAAATCAGTGGGCGAAGACCGAAACGTATGCCGTGGCCATGAAAGACACGTTCTTCCTGAACGACTACGTGGCGATTTTGGACAACGTCGTCCGCACTAACGAAGTGGAGGGCGTGACGCTCGGTCCCGGCGATGCAGCGGTGAAAGCACAGGTACGTATCCTCGACAAAGAGCGTGAGGTACTAATGCAGCCCGCCTTCATCATTCGGGAAGGTATGGTGGCGCACCCCGCCGAAACAAGCGACGAACTGGGCGTCCGGCTCTCGCTGAACAGCATCGACCCGCAGACGGGCAAATTTACGTTCGCCGCCAACCGCACCCAGCGCGATTATGTCGTGATGAAAGCGTCGGAGAAACCGCTCATCAACCTGCTCTGGATTGGCACGATGGTGCTGGTTGTGGGCTTCACGATGGCGGCCGGGCGGCGTTACCGCGAAAACCGCAAGATGGTCGACAAAGATGAGAAGGAGACGCAGAAGAGCAAGCGTAACACCAACGCCCCCGTTTCGGTTGTTAAATAA
- a CDS encoding heme exporter protein CcmB, whose translation MRESLAQIGTLIEKEFRLEWRQRYALNGMLLYIVGAVFICYLSFNAKRGELSPIVWNTLFWLIQLFTAINAIAKTFVQERAGRQLYYHTLASPQQIIVAKIVYNTGLMLALALLGYSVYAFVLGSPVEDHWLYVGSLLLGAIGFAASLTLVAGIAAKAENAATLMAILSFPVILPLLLLLLNVSKNAMDGLDRSVSFDELRTILAIDAIVLALSYLLFPFLWKS comes from the coding sequence ATGCGGGAATCGTTAGCGCAGATCGGTACACTCATTGAAAAGGAATTTCGCCTCGAATGGCGGCAGCGGTATGCGCTCAACGGCATGTTGCTGTACATCGTCGGGGCCGTATTCATCTGCTATTTAAGTTTCAATGCCAAACGGGGTGAGTTATCGCCCATTGTCTGGAACACGCTCTTCTGGCTGATTCAGTTGTTCACGGCGATTAACGCCATTGCCAAGACGTTTGTACAGGAACGGGCCGGCCGACAGCTTTATTACCATACATTGGCCAGTCCGCAGCAGATCATCGTCGCCAAGATTGTGTACAACACCGGGCTAATGCTGGCGCTGGCGCTGTTGGGGTATAGTGTATACGCCTTTGTGCTGGGTAGCCCCGTGGAAGACCACTGGCTCTACGTGGGTAGTCTGCTGCTGGGGGCTATTGGCTTTGCGGCCTCGCTGACATTGGTGGCGGGCATTGCGGCCAAAGCCGAAAACGCGGCTACGCTCATGGCGATTCTGAGCTTCCCCGTGATTTTGCCGCTTTTACTCTTGCTCTTAAATGTGTCAAAGAATGCGATGGATGGCCTAGACCGCTCCGTTAGTTTCGACGAACTGCGGACTATTCTGGCCATCGACGCCATTGTGCTGGCACTTTCTTACCTCCTCTTCCCGTTTTTGTGGAAGAGCTAA